ATACTGAGGAAAATGTTTACTGACAGTCAGTAACTGataagaaaagtaaaataaaaacaaaactttatttcctgtttcaaacaaaacacaaatttccCATTATATCaaagaatgtttatttatttttatcatcccTTCAATACAAATCACttttttgtacattgtttGTCTACCGTCTATTTGTGGCTGAATTATTTTTTAGCTCCCGAACAAATGTTACAAGACATGGAACCAagataattaaatcaaactGATTCTTGCTTTGATAAAAAAGTACATCTCTTCAGATaagatattttgattttttatcttCCAAAGTTCCTTTCTTCCGAAACAGAATATGTTCTCCTTCCTTGGCCCACTCACGATTGAGGACGTCGTGCTGACATGCCATTGTaaccaatccgtttccaggaatctCAGGTCAAGAATGCTGACATCCATCCACAGCTGAATCCGAAAGGTTCCAGTGCTCTAGttactccatccatccaacaaAGGTCGCTGATGAGCACCCTCCTTGAAGGAAATGAGTCCGTCATCCTCATCAGGTGACTCAAACATCCTATACTTCCGACCTTTGTCATACATTCAGACGCATGATACGTTGGTTCATGTGTGGTTCGTGGTCCTCATCCTCATTCTCATCCTGAATAATCAACCCAGTCCCTTGATCTCTGTTACATAGCGATCCGACAATCTGCATCTTCGTGCTTTCAACTACAATTATGAAATTCtggaaaacaattattttaattaaaaaccaaacagatAAACTACAGTTGTTTCATgcagcataaaacataattttatttcctttccaaaaTATTGCctattgcaatttttttgcaattcttGCACGTCTTTAGAAATCAAACACATAATTCGAGTTCATACTAATCCAGTCGCGAAAGTCGGAAACGCGTAGATAAATGTTTGGATAGTTTACAGCGCACAAATAAACCGCAGTCGTAATACCGATCAGTATAGGACCTTTCTCACCCTCAACGATCAACCCCGAACCATACGCTCTGTTGCAGAACGCACCGCCGACGTAGGTGTTCGTGCAAATATTATAAGAATAAATGTACGCATGAGGATGCTCCTCGTGGCAGACGTCATTCGATATCACCTGATTGCGCAAGTATTTCAACGGGCCTGAATAACTTCCAACGTTGGTGCCCTCCATCGTCTCATAGGTGCGGGAATCGAACAGTCTGGGTAAACGAATTGGCTGCACAAATCTGGTGAAGGTAACCGGATGTTCCAGCCGAACCGTAGCAATGTTGTGCATCGGATGAACCTGAATGCCACTTTCTGTGAAGTTGATTTGCTGCTGTGTTGCTGTGCTACTACTATCGTCGACACCCAGAACTACATATCCATGGGTGTTATTGCTTTGCAATCCATTCGCGCTCGTCAGGATGTAGTTCGGTGTGATGAGTGATCCGGACGAAAGAGTATGGCCCGTCTCATTGCCATATTTTATAAAGATTCGAGCATGGTACGGGAACTGTCCACTAAAGACATCGTATCCATCCGTTGCCAGGTAATTTGAATCATCCACTTGGGATGATAAATCCTGGTTAACGTTCTCAATCGTCGAAATTGGCAATTCTTGTACGTCACTTCCTTCTGCTGACACCACAGCAACACCGATCACAAGAAACACCGTGTAGAACTGCATCTTTCCGCTCCGAGTTGTGAATTACTGACACCAATACCTCAGGTTCGGTTGGTTTATATTTAAATGGTCCGAACTGATTAGGAAGCTAAGTTTGATAATTCATTCTTATCAGCAACTCTAATATCCGGGAGTTGATAATAGGTTAAACCAATGCATATCCGGGTATTAATCTACAAAGCCACTCACAGAGTAATTGAAACTTTCTTGCCTATCGTTGATAGCGATCGAGACAATCTTATTGGTCATGGGTTATCTAATGTCTTTTGATTGATTGGTAAGTCGTTTGGTACACGGATCGAGATTTTATAACGCAATGAGAATAGCTAAACTCAAAAAGAATTTGGTCTAAAAGTAGGAAGTCAATCCATCAGTTTGACTTTGATCTTGTTGCAAGAGAATGCGATGTTTTCAAAAATAGATCACATTACAGTAAATCTCGGCAAAATCtattgttttataatattcTCTCTGCTACTCAGTCAGTTATTGACGTCATACTCATATCCATACGATTGAGTTTTCAATACCGTCGACTGCCCATTGCCCGAACCCAAAATTCGGTCAAATCGCTAGCACACCATCATCACATCGTGAACGCTTCTTAGGCATTCGACGAGAATTGTGCACCGAAAAAGTGTAGAACAACAGATCTGATCATTCGCATTTCTGCAGTAGCCcaaggaggaggaaaaaaaaccccatcgaAGGCGTTCCAACTGCTCCACATACCGGGGCGTATGTGGAGACCACCGTGACCTATATAGAAATAGCGGCCCATAAAATATTCTCCACCTGTCAGGGCAGGGAGGAAGCCTTCTTTGCAATGCAAAAACCGTTGACCGTTCCGGCAACAACGGAAGGGGTGATTCTGAGCGGTACCTAATGGTTCAAACCCCCCCCAAAACGCGCTCAAACCGTAGCTCGATCAGCCAGAAATAAAAGCATCCACTGCCACTGCAAACGCCACTTGGTGTGCAAATGTTCCGTTAATGAAATTATTGCCATCAAAATGTGACGCGCAGCAGTGACCAGGCACCTACCATCATCGATACGTATGTCGCCGAGGGGCAGTCCAATTCTAGCTGACCGCCTGGCGTCGACCGAAACCACCAAACCCGTCACACATTTGAGTTCGCGTACCATTTCCGAGCGGGACCACTGGGTGAATAATTTATGAGTGCTAAAACTACATTCTTCATTCTATGTGCCTAGATGTGCATGGTGCCGGTCGGGGTATGGGAAAGATGTATTTCGCATACATTTCTTCTACCAAGCGACgttgcaaaaacgaaaaccttTGGGTACAAAGTCCTGTCGGTTCTGTCCGGTTCCATCGGTCCCCGTCAAGCGTAGGTCACTTCCGATGCAAGCAAAATGCATCGATCATAACGAAGGTACACTAATGTACCCTTTTTAGGACACTTCCCTAACAGTGCACCGTGGACACATTTGGTCTGGCAACTGCATCTAATGCCAGATGGACAGTTCTAGTTTTAATCACACCCTATTGTTTTCCATCAACAATTGCAAATCAATTGATTAATGTGCAAAGTGCACCGGGTGCCATGTTCTAACTGTTATAGTGTCAGGTGGACGCTTTCTTCATTTGTATTCATGCCAGGATGTTCTAGTGATTTTATTGTTCAACTTGTGCTTCTACATATCGACATAACTCAGTTACATTCCAATGGAATCAAGTGAGAAAATAAGCAGTAAAAAGAAGAGGCAAGCTTTTAGTACCTTTTTCGGCGCAAaaaggttgattttttttattctaaaatttaaaataattattgttttgcaATCAATAAATTTCTGGTACTATTTCTATTATTTCAAATAAGTGTTGATGtccttttttataaatattggtTATATTAGCCTTTTGCAATATAATAATATTCTAGATTATTAAAGTCCTAGACATCACGTTCAGAGGATAGCCCAGTGACAAACACAGGCCGGTTCCAAATGACAGGACTGgtgatcaaatcccatccggatcgtccgtcccccgtagcaataagaataataaaaatatgtctagtaagccagaaatgcctggcgcgtgaccttagaggttgTTAAGCCatcaagagaaagagaaagagagagagagagagagagagagagagagagagagagagagacttcAAATTCGGAAGGCGGCCTTCGCTGGTGTATGTGAcaaacggcgccagttccacacgacaggacccgGTGTCAAATCTTACATCGGACCCTCCTTCCTACTAGACCAGAAATAGCCTACATGACCCAAAAGTCATCAgaagtcgttaagccaagaaaagaGCTTAATTTAATCTTATTTAGATACTAAATCTTGATACATAGGAATATTCTCCCTTGATATACCTTTTACTCTATTTCGATTATCTATTTTCAAGTTCTTCaatgaaactatttttaaatccTCTCTTGTGCGTAACCCCTGTATCCAGTCAACGATCTGGAGCAGTTGCAGTTACTGCAGCGTTACTACATAAATTTACCTCCAGTAACAAAATCGACCCTGGTCCATATATCGAGCCAAGTTCATCGATTACTTCACTGCCCTGTTCTAGGGCTGACACCAGTAGTGTTCTAATTCTAGCAACCAATTTTCTCACTCAAAAGCCACGGTACCGAAATAATATAGAAAGGTCGCCTAAACCGACGCGGCATATTGCAGCATGACGGGTTCCGCGCGTTCAGCCGAACGATCCAGCCACCTCATCGGTCACTTCCTTCCATGGCTGATGTGT
The DNA window shown above is from Anopheles funestus chromosome 3RL, idAnoFuneDA-416_04, whole genome shotgun sequence and carries:
- the LOC125772210 gene encoding chymotrypsin-2-like, with amino-acid sequence MQFYTVFLVIGVAVVSAEGSDVQELPISTIENVNQDLSSQVDDSNYLATDGYDVFSGQFPYHARIFIKYGNETGHTLSSGSLITPNYILTSANGLQSNNTHGYVVLGVDDSSSTATQQQINFTESGIQVHPMHNIATVRLEHPVTFTRFVQPIRLPRLFDSRTYETMEGTNVGSYSGPLKYLRNQVISNDVCHEEHPHAYIYSYNICTNTYVGGAFCNRAYGSGLIVEGEKGPILIGITTAVYLCAVNYPNIYLRVSDFRDWISMNSNYVFDF